The following DNA comes from Methanobrevibacter sp. TMH8.
AATTTACTTCGTTTAACTTCAATTAAACGAAGAAAGAAAAAAACAGAAAATCACAAATCAACTTGTAATATGTTTTTTACTATAATATAATTAAGATATAATAATATATAAATATAACGATTTTGTAATAAATATTTTCCAATAGAAAATATGGATATATAAACCCAAAACAACAATAAGTAAATGAAAAAATAGGAAAACAAAATAATTTACATAAAAAATATAGCTGTCAAATTTTTTATTAAACATGAAAGTAATACTATTTAAAATTTAATCAGCTAAGAATAAACAATCTCATTTTTAAAACTAAACTATATATTTATCACAATACAATTTAAAGTATATAATATAAAATGATAATTTAAAAAAATAATTTAATAAGAAAAATTATTATCACGAATCTTAAATTTTATGTCTTACAATGGAGGAAAAATTAATGGCTATTAACAAAAGATTATTTGGAACATTTGGTGTGAGGAGAACAGCTAACGATGTTTTAACACCTGAATTTGCATCAAGATTAGCTGCAAGCTATGGAACTGTATTTCAAGGAAAGATAGCTATTGGAGGGGATACTAGAACAACCACGCATATGATAAAAAATGCTATAGCTGCAGGACTTGCCTCTGCTGGATGTGATGTTATAGATCTTGGAATTCTTCCAACTCCTGCAGTACAATATGCAGTTAAAAATTATTATGATGGAGGAATAATAGTAACAGCTTCACACAACCCTCCAAAATACAATGGAATAAAGTTTGTAGATGAAAATGGAATAGGATTAAAAGATGAAGATGAAATAGCTATTGAAGACATTTATTTTGATAAAGAACCAAAACGTGCATCATGGAAATCAATTGGAAATCTTTTCAATAATGATAAAATAATTGAAGAATATATAGATGAAGTTCTAAAAAGAGTAAATGTTGAAGCTATTAAAAAAGCTAAATTAAAAGTTGTTCTTGATTGTGGATCAGGAGCAGGATGTTATACTGCACCATACATACTTCAAAGACTTGGATGTGAATTAATAACCTTAAATTCTCAAGCAGATGGATTTTTCCCAGGACGAGATCCTGAACCAATTGAAGCAAACCTCCAAGATTTAATAGCTACTGTAAAAGATCTAGAAGCTGATATTGGTATTGCTCATGATGGTGATGCAGACAGAACAATATGTATTGATGAGAAAGGAAACTTTGTTCTTGGAGATAAATCATTTTCATTAGTTGAAAAAAGAATGTTAAATGAGAAAAATGAAGAAGGACTTCACAAAGATGCTAATAGTATTATTGTAACAACAGTAGCTACTTCTACAGCTATCTATGATAT
Coding sequences within:
- the glmM gene encoding phosphoglucosamine mutase, producing the protein MEEKLMAINKRLFGTFGVRRTANDVLTPEFASRLAASYGTVFQGKIAIGGDTRTTTHMIKNAIAAGLASAGCDVIDLGILPTPAVQYAVKNYYDGGIIVTASHNPPKYNGIKFVDENGIGLKDEDEIAIEDIYFDKEPKRASWKSIGNLFNNDKIIEEYIDEVLKRVNVEAIKKAKLKVVLDCGSGAGCYTAPYILQRLGCELITLNSQADGFFPGRDPEPIEANLQDLIATVKDLEADIGIAHDGDADRTICIDEKGNFVLGDKSFSLVEKRMLNEKNEEGLHKDANSIIVTTVATSTAIYDIANENNGEVIATAVGDLLVARKLMEENGLFGGEENGGLIFPDFVYGRDAALSAAKILEIMATENKKLSELVAELPVYYSEKMKSECTDDKKQEVMNNIAEEVSKLGYEIDTTDGVKIFKDNGWVIIRPSGTEPIFRCFSESDSQEKATEMAKWGISLIEKFKNQ